In Rhododendron vialii isolate Sample 1 chromosome 9a, ASM3025357v1, the following are encoded in one genomic region:
- the LOC131301379 gene encoding serine/threonine-protein phosphatase 7 long form homolog, with amino-acid sequence MEQQPEGRILEEREELMVSPTGDGKPILRMAHFLNPSLTSNDNPLHTLSPLSLSSKTSKTQTQKNPLNASFKGWRNPQKKWEIWVDHMCSLHKPLWEKAGIYESIMGSVYSIRKDCELVIKVAEKWCPETNSFVFPFGEATVTLQDMMTLGGYSVLGDSVLTPLPIDRASEETREELLQSRLELVRTSAKRANQGAWMKKFMKSGSRIEHEAFLSLWLSKFVFPSAAGNNSVGNKVLPIAILLAQGTKIALAPAVLASIYRDLSLLRKRSENDVSALTVWAPFQLIQVWIWERFPALGPNPNPLENGEPRLARWHMVKKPNTENVNFAVATSGKCFLWRPYVMAGTNQLIHNLYGETGKWLSVSPRLDEVLESFGRCVRVSELVGLDCIEEYFPHRVAMQFGMDQDIPRKVAFCPKGNPEIAWQHYSRPISDAKLYIPSRCFKSHVTTRYFKWWKKSDGTKGVVKVENEYDSNFPPGFPPKCVGKMANIVPSVPPGFPPKWNIKAEEEVPADFTKGVVKVENDYDSNFPPGFPSKCVRKMANIFPSVPPGFPSERNITTEEEVRFEFPSIPPGFPKRNVSAPGNNESPVTPPNFIAVEKWNYVTSTDTLPPTEFFKKLKGKQMIDPSSSTSDNGVLQSIDLTIIPEKKIAVEGLERVVEDESGSSGGNTSNQGEGTTCSRGDIPGPQLEARIMRLEKLMAQLKAKRLRGWS; translated from the exons atgGAACAACAACCAGAGGGCAGAAtcttggaagagagagaagagctcATGGTTTCCCCAACAGGGGATGGAAAACCAATCCTTAGAATGGCCCATTTCTTGAACCCTTCCCTCACCTCCAATGACAACCCActccacactctctctccactttctctctcttctaaaacttccaaaacccaaacccaGAAAAACCCACTAAATGCATCTTTCAAAGGCTGGCGAAACCCCCAAAAGAAATGGGAAATTTGGGTCGATCACATGTGTTCCCTGCACAAACCCCTGTGGGAAAAGGCTGGTATCTACGAATCTATAATGGGTTCGGTTTACTCGATTAGGAAAGATTGTGAATTGGTGATTAAAGTTGCGGAGAAATGGTGCCCAGAGACCAATTCATTCGTGTTTCCTTTCGGTGAAGCGACTGTCACTCTCCAAGATATGATGACATTGGGGGGTTACTCTGTTCTCGGTGACTCTGTTTTGACTCCTCTTCCAATTG ACAGAGCATCGGAAGAAACCAGAGAAGAATTGCTTCAATCACGATTAGAACTTGTGAGGACAAGTGCTAAAAGGGCCAATCAAGGTGCATGGATGAAGAAATTCATGAAAAGTGGCAGTAGAATCGAGCACGaggcatttctctctctctggttgtcGAAATTCGTCTTCCCTTCAGCTGCGGGAAATAATAGCGTTGGAAATAAGGTACTTCCCATCGCTATACTTCTAGCCCAAGGTACAAAAATCGCGCTTGCACCGGCTGTGCTCGCTAGCATTTATAGAGACTTGAGCTTGTTAAGGAAGAGAAGCGAAAACGATGTTTCTGCATTGACTGTTTGGGCACCTTTCCAATTAATtcaggtttggatttgggagaGATTCCCAGCATTGGGACCGAATCCAAATCCCCTGGAAAACGGTGAGCCGAGGTTGGCTCGTTGGCACATGGTGAAgaaaccaaacactgaaaatgTAAACTTTGCTGTGGCAACGAGTGGAAAATGTTTTCTGTGGCGCCCTTATGTCATGGCGGGGACTAATCAGTTGATTCATAATCTGTATGGTGAAACAGGAAAATGGTTATCGGTTAGTCCCCGTTTGGATGAAGTATTGGAATCCTTTGGCCGGTGCGTGAGGGTTTCTGAGCTGGTTGGATTGGATTGTATAGAGGAGTACTTCCCACATCGCGTGGCGATGCAATTTGGAATGGACCAAGACATTCCCAGGAAGGTTGCTTTTTGTCCCAAGGGAAATCCTGAAATTGCATGGCAACATTACTCTAGGCCGATTTCAGATGCCAAATTGTATATTCCATCGCGATGCTTCAAGTCACATGTTACTACTCGATACTTCAAGTGGTGGAAAAAATCAGATGGAACAAAGGGTGTTGTAAAAGTGGAAAATGAATATGATTCCAATTTTCCTCCCGGATTTCCTCCCAAATGCGTCGGGAAGATGGCAAATATTGTTCCATCCGTTCCTCCCGGCTTTCCTCCTAAATGGAATATCAAAGCAGAAGAAGAGGTTCCTGCTGACTTTACGAAGGGTGTTGTAAAAGTAGAAAATGATTATGATTCCAATTTTCCTCCCGGATTTCCTTCCAAATGCGTCAGGAAGATGGCAAATATTTTTCCATCTGTTCCTCCCGGCTTTCCCTCCGAACGGAATATCACAACAGAAGAAGAGGTTCGTTTTGAATTTCCATCCATCCCTCCCGGCTTTCCAAAAAGAAACGTTTCTGCTCCGGGAAACAACGAGTCCCCTGTTACTCCTCCCAACTTCATTGCGGTGGAAAAATGGAATTATGTCACAAGCACTGATACACTACCACCAACTGAATTTTTCAAGAAACTGAAGGGTAAGCAAATGATAGATCCTTCTTCTTCAACTTCTGATAACGGAGTACTCCAATCGATAGATTTGACGATCATCCCCGAGAAAAAGATTGCGGTAGAAGGATTAGAAAGAGTTGTGGAAGATGAAAGTGGAAGTAGCGGAGGAAACACAAGCAATCAAGGTGAAGGAACTACCTGTTCCAGAGGGGACATACCAGGACCGCAACTTGAAGCTAGGATTATGAGGCTTGAGAAACTGATGGCTCAGCTGAAGGCAAAAAGACTTCGGGGTTGGTCTTGA